GCCGTGCACGATGAGCTCTCCCGCCGCCTCGAGAGCGGCGCGAAGCTCGATCCTCGGGAGACCTCGGGATCCCGATGACGCGACTCGACGCTGCCCTCGCCGCCCGAGGACTCGCCCGTTCGCGCAGCCATGCGGCGACTCTCATCGCCGAAGGCCTCGTGAGCGTCGCCGGCCGCCAGGTCGTGAAGGCGTCGACCGCCGTGGACGATGAGGCCGAGATCACGGTCGCGGGCTCCGACCACTACGTCGGCCGCGCGGCCCACAAGCTCATCGCCGGACTCGACGGGTTCGGCATCCCGGTGGAGGGACGACTCGTGCTCGACATGGGGGCGTCCACGGGAGGTTTCACGCAGGTGCTGCGCGAGCGGGGCGCCCGAACCGTGCTCGCTGTCGACGTCGGGCACGGCCAGATGGCTCCGTCCATCGCCGCCGACCCCGGGGTGATCACCGTGGAGGGCTTCAACGTCCGACACATGACGCGCGAGAATCTCGCCGAGGCCACCGGTGTCACGGAGCTCCCCGACCTCGCGGTCGGCGACCTCTCCTTCATCTCCCTCGAACTCGTGCTTCCGGCCGTCGCGGCGGTTGCGACCGCGGAGTCCGACATTCTGCTGCTCGTGAAACCGCAGTTCGAGGTCGGACGGACGGCGGTGCGCGGGGGACTGGTCACCGATCCCGCCACCCGTGCCGATGCAGTCGCGCGCACGGTGTGGAGCGCCTGGGACATCGGCTTGGGGATGCTCGGCATCCTTCCCTCACCACTTCTGGGAACGCACGGCAACGCGGAATATCTCGTGCACCTCGCGCCGGGGCGCGGCAGCAATCCGACAGAATGGTTGGACACCATCAATCGACTGGCAGGAGGACGATGAACGAGCGCAACATCCTGGTCGTCGCCCATGCCGGCCGGGTCGACACCGTCGACGCGGCGCGACGCGTGATCGATGCCCTGCGGGAAGCAGGAGCGCGGCCGGTCCTGGCCGCCGACGACCACGAGGCCCTCACGGCGGTGGACGCCTTCTTCGCCGGCACCGATGTTCTGGGCCGCTCCGTCGATCCGGCGGACCTCGAGCTCGCGATCGTGCTGGGCGGAGACGGCACGATCCTGCGCGCGGCTGAGCTGGTCCGCGATACGGGAGCGCCCGTGCTCGGCATCAACATGGGCCATGTCGGGTTCCTCGCCGAGATCGATCGAGACGACATGGACAAAGCCGTGCGCCGGGTGATCGACCGCGACTACGAGGTCGAGGAGCGACTCGCCCTGTCGGTGCGTGTGAAGGACGCCGCCGGCACGGTCGTGTATGAGACCTGGGCACTGAACGAGGCCACCGTGGAGAAGGCCAGCCGGGAGCGGATGATCGAGGTCGTCCTGGAGATCGACGGCAGGCCGTTGTCGAGCTTCGGATGCGACGGCATGGTCATCTCCACTCCCACCGGCTCGACCGCCTACAACTTCTCGGCCGGAGGACCGGTCATCTGGCCCAGCGTCGAGGCGATCGCGGTGGTGCCGCTGTCGGCGCACGCGCTGTTCGCCAAACCGCTCGTCGTCAGCCCCGGCGCCGCGGTCGCGATCGAGATGCTCGAGCGCACCGACGGGTCGGGGATCCTCTGGTGCGACGGGCGTCGCTCCCACGATCTCCCGCCCGGCGCTCGGGTCGTCGTCCGCCGGTCGTCGCGCCCCGTGCGGCTCGCGCGTCTGCACCCCACGGCTTTCACCGACAGGCTCGTGCGCAAGTTCCAGCTGCCCGTCGAAGGATGGCGCGGCCAAACCCTGGGGACGCCGTCATGATCGAGGAGATGCGCATGCAGGGGCTCGGCGTCATCGCCGATGCGGTGCTGCCCCTGGGCCCGGGGTTCACCGCGATCACCGGAGAGACGGGCGCCGGGAAGACCATGGTCGTCACCGGACTGGGGCTACTGCTGGGCCAGCGCGCCGACTCCGGGGCTGTCAGGGCCGGTGCCGCACAGGCATCGGTGGCGGGTGTCTGGATCGTTCCGGAGGGCGGAGACGTCGCTGAGATCGTCGAGGAGGCCGGCGGCGAGTTGGAGCCCGCAGGAGCGGGAACCGCGGAGTTGTACGTCTCGCGCACGCTCAGCGCCGAAGGACGCAGCAGGGCGAGCGTCGGAGGCCGGGCGGCGCCCGCAGGGGTCCTCTCGTCGCTGGCGGAAGAGCTCGTCGTGGTCCACGGACAGTCCGAGCAGCTGCGTCTGCGCTCCGCCGCGGCACAGCGCGACGCGCTCGACCGCTTCGGTGGGACGCCGATCACGGACGCCCTCGCGAAGTACACGGAGTCCTTCACCCGCTGGCGGGCACTGGACTCCGAGATCTCCGAGATCACCGAGAACCGGGACCGTCGTGCCGAGGAGGCCTCCCGCCTCCGTGAAGACCTGGCACTGATCGAGGCGACCGCACCGGAGCCGGGCGAGGACCAGGAACTCGCAGATCGGGCCGAACGTCTCGCGAATGCCGAAGAACTTCGTGTCGCCGCATCCCTCGCGCACGGAGCGCTCTCCAACGAGGACGGCGAACCTGACGCCTCCGCCCTCGTCGCGGAGGCCCGTCGCGTGATCGAGCGTGCGTCGGACGCCAAGCTGACCGAGATCGGGGCGAGCCTCGCGGACATCGGCTACCGGATCGCGGACGCTGCGGGACTCCTGTCCGCCTACCTCGCGGACCTCGACGAGTCCGGCCCTCATGAACTCGCCGCCGTGGAAGAACGTCGCGCGGCGCTGGGTACCCTCGTGCGCGCTCACGGCTCCCTCGACGAGGCATTGGCGCTCTGGCAGACGGGCTCCACGCGGCTCGCGGAACTCGATGACGACGGCGACCGCCTCGAGCGGCTCATCGCTGAGCGCGATGCGGCACGAGCCGAGCTGGACGCCGACGCGGCGACGCTGACGGCGACACGTACCGATGCCGCCGTCCGCCTCGGCGAGGCGGTGACCGCAGAGCTCCACGCCCTCGCGATGCCCGATGCACGGCTGGAGGTCGCGGTCTCCGAAGGGGCGGAGAGCACCCATGGTCGCGATGACGTCGCGATCCTCCTCGCTCCGCATCCGGGCGCCGAGCCGCGATCGGTCTCGAAGGGGGCCTCCGGTGGCGAGTTGTCCCGGGTCATGCTGGCCATCGAGGTCGTCATCGCCGCGACCGACCCCGTGCCGACCTTCGTCTTCGACGAGGTCGATGCGGGCATCGGAGGCGCCGCCGCGATCGAGGTCGGACGGCGACTCGCCCGACTCGCCGAGAAGTCGCAGGTCATCGCCGTCACCCACCTCGCGCAGGTCGCGGCCTTCGCGAACAACCACCTCTCCGTCGTCAAAGCCAATGACGGCGCGGTCACCGCCTCCAGCGTCCGGCGTCTGGAAGGCGGTGAGCGGGAAGCGGAGATGGCCCGACTGCTCTCGGGACTCGCCGATTCCGACGCTGCTCTCACCCACGCGCGCGAACTTCTCAGCCTCCGCGCCCCCGCCGCCTGATAGGATCGAAGCCCGTGATGAACTCTTCTTCCGCGGGACCCAAGAACGACACGACCAAGCACATCTTCGTGACTGGTGGTGTCGTTTCGTCTTTGGGCAAGGGACTGACGGCGGCCAGTCTCGGCAACCTTCTCACTGCCCGCGGTCTGCGCGTCGTGATGCAGAAGCTCGACCCGTACCTGAACGTCGATCCCGGCACGATGAACCCGTTCCAGCACGGTGAGGTCTTCGTCACGGACGACGGCGCGGAGACCGATCTCGACATCGGTCACTACGAGCGCTTCCTCGACATCAATCTGTCCGAGGCCGCCAATGTGACGACCGGCCAGATCTACTCGCAGGTGATCGCGCGCGAGCGTCGCGGCGAGTACCTCGGCGACACCGTGCAGGTCATCCCGCACATCACCGACGAGATCAAGCGTCGCATGCGTCTGCAGGCGAGCGAGGACCCGCGCCCCGACGTGATCATCACCGAGGTCGGTGGCACGGTCGGAGACATCGAGTCGCAGCCGTTCCTCGAATCCGCGCGCCAGCTCCGTCATGAGCTCGGACGGGACAGCGTGTTCTTCGTCCACGTCTCGCTGGTGCCGTTCATGGGCGCCTCGGGGGAGCAGAAGACCAAGCCCACCCAGCACTCCGTCGCAGCTCTGCGTCAGGTGGGTATCCAGCCCGACGCGCTCGTGCTCCGCAGCGACCGTCCGGTGAGCGCGAGCAACCGGAACAAGATCGCCCTCATGTGCGATGTCGACGTGGAAGGCGTCATCAACACGGTCGACCTGCCGAGCATCTACGACATCCCCTCCACGCTGAACGAGCAGGGCCTCGATTCGTACATCGTGCGTCGGCTCGGACTCGACCAGAAGGCGGCCGACG
Above is a window of Microbacterium aurugineum DNA encoding:
- a CDS encoding CTP synthase; translation: MNSSSAGPKNDTTKHIFVTGGVVSSLGKGLTAASLGNLLTARGLRVVMQKLDPYLNVDPGTMNPFQHGEVFVTDDGAETDLDIGHYERFLDINLSEAANVTTGQIYSQVIARERRGEYLGDTVQVIPHITDEIKRRMRLQASEDPRPDVIITEVGGTVGDIESQPFLESARQLRHELGRDSVFFVHVSLVPFMGASGEQKTKPTQHSVAALRQVGIQPDALVLRSDRPVSASNRNKIALMCDVDVEGVINTVDLPSIYDIPSTLNEQGLDSYIVRRLGLDQKAADVDWTRWNKVLHAVHNPKHEVTIGLVGKYIDLPDAYLSVTEALKAGGFAQETKVNIRWIPSDLCETPEGAQEQLAELDGICVPGGFGIRGIEGKLGALKFAREQGIPTLGLCLGLQCMVIEYARDVAGIAGASSSEFDPETAEPVIATMAEQVDILDGGDLGGTMRLGLYQAALAEGSLARELYGAPEAAERHRHRYEVNNSYRDRLTDAGLVFSGLNPELDLVEYVELSRDVHPYYIATQAHPELRSRPTAPHPLFRGLVGAAIERHRASELFDVSADD
- the recN gene encoding DNA repair protein RecN; protein product: MIEEMRMQGLGVIADAVLPLGPGFTAITGETGAGKTMVVTGLGLLLGQRADSGAVRAGAAQASVAGVWIVPEGGDVAEIVEEAGGELEPAGAGTAELYVSRTLSAEGRSRASVGGRAAPAGVLSSLAEELVVVHGQSEQLRLRSAAAQRDALDRFGGTPITDALAKYTESFTRWRALDSEISEITENRDRRAEEASRLREDLALIEATAPEPGEDQELADRAERLANAEELRVAASLAHGALSNEDGEPDASALVAEARRVIERASDAKLTEIGASLADIGYRIADAAGLLSAYLADLDESGPHELAAVEERRAALGTLVRAHGSLDEALALWQTGSTRLAELDDDGDRLERLIAERDAARAELDADAATLTATRTDAAVRLGEAVTAELHALAMPDARLEVAVSEGAESTHGRDDVAILLAPHPGAEPRSVSKGASGGELSRVMLAIEVVIAATDPVPTFVFDEVDAGIGGAAAIEVGRRLARLAEKSQVIAVTHLAQVAAFANNHLSVVKANDGAVTASSVRRLEGGEREAEMARLLSGLADSDAALTHARELLSLRAPAA
- a CDS encoding TlyA family RNA methyltransferase, translating into MTRLDAALAARGLARSRSHAATLIAEGLVSVAGRQVVKASTAVDDEAEITVAGSDHYVGRAAHKLIAGLDGFGIPVEGRLVLDMGASTGGFTQVLRERGARTVLAVDVGHGQMAPSIAADPGVITVEGFNVRHMTRENLAEATGVTELPDLAVGDLSFISLELVLPAVAAVATAESDILLLVKPQFEVGRTAVRGGLVTDPATRADAVARTVWSAWDIGLGMLGILPSPLLGTHGNAEYLVHLAPGRGSNPTEWLDTINRLAGGR
- a CDS encoding NAD kinase, which encodes MNERNILVVAHAGRVDTVDAARRVIDALREAGARPVLAADDHEALTAVDAFFAGTDVLGRSVDPADLELAIVLGGDGTILRAAELVRDTGAPVLGINMGHVGFLAEIDRDDMDKAVRRVIDRDYEVEERLALSVRVKDAAGTVVYETWALNEATVEKASRERMIEVVLEIDGRPLSSFGCDGMVISTPTGSTAYNFSAGGPVIWPSVEAIAVVPLSAHALFAKPLVVSPGAAVAIEMLERTDGSGILWCDGRRSHDLPPGARVVVRRSSRPVRLARLHPTAFTDRLVRKFQLPVEGWRGQTLGTPS